In Pseudoliparis swirei isolate HS2019 ecotype Mariana Trench chromosome 9, NWPU_hadal_v1, whole genome shotgun sequence, a genomic segment contains:
- the LOC130199899 gene encoding cytosolic sulfotransferase 3-like isoform X1 yields MEAVARPELFDFHGVCMTHFFTDNWEDIQNFEARPDDILIVSYPKAGSTWVSYILDLLYFGQTHPERETSIPLSVRVVLLEIEFPWLFPVFPTQCDSSTCELSPCPPGSKSTPRIIKGTKMINHLTVSPRIIKTHLPVQFLPKSFFEQKCKIVSVARNAKDSVVSYFHFEHMMPFYPEPGEWGSYLQRFMDAKMNFGSWYDHVKGWWEKKQTHPNIHYVFYEDLAEDCGREIEKLCCFLGLSPSPEETERIAQKVHFDEMKKNNMVNLVMFLETDTNKTSFIRKGKVGDWKNHFTVAQSETFDEHYKQKMKNCPLEFHTEV; encoded by the exons ATGGAGGCAGTTGCTCGACCAGAACTTTTCGATTTCCATGGCGTCTGCATGACACACTTTTTTACAGACAATTGGGAGGATATTCAAAATTTTGAAGCCAGGCCAGATGATATACTTATTGTATCGTACCCCAAAGCCG GAAGCACCTGGGTCTCCTACATCCTTGACCTGCTGTATTTCGGTCAGACACATCCAGAGCGCGAGACATCCATCCCTCTTTCTGTGAGGGTGGTCCTCTTGGAGATTGAATTCCCTTGGCTGTTCCCAG TGTTTCCCACACAGTGTGATTCATCAACATGTGAACTCTCGCCATGTCCTCCAGGATCAAAGTCGACTCCACGCATCATCAAAGGCACGAAAATGATCAACCATCTCACCGTCTCTCCTCGAATCATCAAGACTCATCTTCCAGTCCAGTTTCTGCCAAAGTCCTTCTTCGAACAAAAGTGCAAG ATCGTCTCCGTGGCCCGCAATGCAAAGGACAGCGTCGTGTCCTATTTCCATTTCGAACACATGATGCCGTTCTACCCGGAGCCGGGAGAGTGGGGCAGCTACCTCCAGAGATTCATGGACGCAAAGA TGAATTTCGGGTCCTGGTACGACCACGTGAAGGGCTGGTGGGAGAAGAAACAGACGCATCCCAACATCCATTACGTATTCTACGAAGACCTGGCGGAG GATTGTGGACGGGAAATAGAAAAGCTGTGCTGCTTCCTTGGTTTGTCCCCTTCGCCCGAGGAGACGGAAAGGATTGCCCAGAAAGTGCATTTTGacgagatgaagaagaacaacatggtCAACCTTGTAATGTTCCTTGAGACAGACACGAATAAGACTTCCTTCATCAGGAAAG GAAAGGTCGGTGACTGGAAGAATCACTTCACCGTGGCCCAGAGCGAGACGTTTGATGAGCACTACAAGCAGAAGATGAAGAATTGTCCACTGGAGTTTCATACTGAGGTCTAG
- the LOC130199899 gene encoding cytosolic sulfotransferase 3-like isoform X2 yields the protein MEAVARPELFDFHGVCMTHFFTDNWEDIQNFEARPDDILIVSYPKAGSTWVSYILDLLYFGQTHPERETSIPLSVRVVLLEIEFPWLFPGSKSTPRIIKGTKMINHLTVSPRIIKTHLPVQFLPKSFFEQKCKIVSVARNAKDSVVSYFHFEHMMPFYPEPGEWGSYLQRFMDAKMNFGSWYDHVKGWWEKKQTHPNIHYVFYEDLAEDCGREIEKLCCFLGLSPSPEETERIAQKVHFDEMKKNNMVNLVMFLETDTNKTSFIRKGKVGDWKNHFTVAQSETFDEHYKQKMKNCPLEFHTEV from the exons ATGGAGGCAGTTGCTCGACCAGAACTTTTCGATTTCCATGGCGTCTGCATGACACACTTTTTTACAGACAATTGGGAGGATATTCAAAATTTTGAAGCCAGGCCAGATGATATACTTATTGTATCGTACCCCAAAGCCG GAAGCACCTGGGTCTCCTACATCCTTGACCTGCTGTATTTCGGTCAGACACATCCAGAGCGCGAGACATCCATCCCTCTTTCTGTGAGGGTGGTCCTCTTGGAGATTGAATTCCCTTGGCTGTTCCCAG GATCAAAGTCGACTCCACGCATCATCAAAGGCACGAAAATGATCAACCATCTCACCGTCTCTCCTCGAATCATCAAGACTCATCTTCCAGTCCAGTTTCTGCCAAAGTCCTTCTTCGAACAAAAGTGCAAG ATCGTCTCCGTGGCCCGCAATGCAAAGGACAGCGTCGTGTCCTATTTCCATTTCGAACACATGATGCCGTTCTACCCGGAGCCGGGAGAGTGGGGCAGCTACCTCCAGAGATTCATGGACGCAAAGA TGAATTTCGGGTCCTGGTACGACCACGTGAAGGGCTGGTGGGAGAAGAAACAGACGCATCCCAACATCCATTACGTATTCTACGAAGACCTGGCGGAG GATTGTGGACGGGAAATAGAAAAGCTGTGCTGCTTCCTTGGTTTGTCCCCTTCGCCCGAGGAGACGGAAAGGATTGCCCAGAAAGTGCATTTTGacgagatgaagaagaacaacatggtCAACCTTGTAATGTTCCTTGAGACAGACACGAATAAGACTTCCTTCATCAGGAAAG GAAAGGTCGGTGACTGGAAGAATCACTTCACCGTGGCCCAGAGCGAGACGTTTGATGAGCACTACAAGCAGAAGATGAAGAATTGTCCACTGGAGTTTCATACTGAGGTCTAG
- the LOC130199906 gene encoding LOW QUALITY PROTEIN: proline-rich transmembrane protein 3 (The sequence of the model RefSeq protein was modified relative to this genomic sequence to represent the inferred CDS: inserted 2 bases in 2 codons; deleted 2 bases in 1 codon) has protein sequence MALLLLGFLLSILHPATEAQTVIGSSSSFPLVDPPLDSSPPPTKHTARFWPSLAPRGRSDAPVRAGARQTTTNAAPPGRRRAAAASRPTAQSPPPFLSALSTQNLSSGPIPSGPAAARPRTDTAALAFSRASPTKGSSPPTPPTPTAAAAAESAGDKPAGGSPEEESLKETGDGGGLQEFGSGGVPSATPAGDESPVRPTASGETPDGRTAETTAGKTSTTPRTETRAPPSATPTRTAASSGERNGSCRAAAAEVFPPRHASSPFFRSTGGGRQRDVSFQTARRRNRSPPRCPPPGRPTGRPPERRQREGAPPPPSRTGASSVVPVTQSRPSPGNRSVLLGRPHQAPDSTSDPAPSPCAPPPPNGTLLSWGDLSRTLAFAWELHVYGSASLFLLLFAGAALGLALSPGAGRPHRGALALANALLLLAAGLRAALFLIDPYGARRLLPRPAVTALYNLPLHLLVWTQAALALLALRAAGVVGVPPPPLERPPLVAVLAVLQCTLLLAADLLSPALSPVVPVTLQVLSLCWGLALCLGFLCYAFPRIRRGAAEDSGGTARAGGRRTGLMLGRVLAACAVLGGVCCGLHLHATLWLYGLLGSWTRFTWGWWLVHFWARLLELAWGFCLLLLGSWVFWRPPGGHVGEEAGPDGRAAGAPPSPGQPTGSPQRHTCWSKIVQSLTGKPCRKSDSNGVVGGGGGGGGGAGEVPNNWAGQDHSGADISKSLIRNQNHEPAGLKDSNQGRNHGGVSDGSTGSLLRLQALGRAPRRPASGGPDPDGDTSLSLYEFDLRPPSPIDLTRSIDEALNREHLFGGGSLFRPLNPASRSPSPGSGVSPGPWRRRNSDPELLSESSDAPTESSVPLGGSILSSVPSRQVTARDAXHQGHRWAGGXSSASCPPRCGPRGPGEEDGVTTRPFITPDSERGGRRRPGSRSYLEVSRRDDSGSVSSEIIDL, from the exons ATGGCTCTCCTTCTCCTgggcttcctcctctccatcctccatcccgcCACGGAGGCCCAGACCGTcattggctcctcctcctcgttccctctcgTGGACCCGCCTCTCGATTCATCGCCTCCACCGACCAAACACACCGCCAGGTTCTGGCCGTCTCTGGCCCCCAGGGGGCGCAGCGACGCGCCCGTCAGAGCCGGAGCCCGCCAGACGACCACCAACGCAGCGCcgccggggaggaggagggcggcggcggcgtctcgtCCCACCGCACAGTCCCCGCCTCCTTTTTTATCCGCGCTCTCGACGCAGAACCTCAGCAGCGGGCCGATTCCATCTGGACCCGCCGCCGCCAGGCCCAGGACCGACACGGCCGCTTTAGCCTTCAGCAGGGCGTCTCCGACGAAAGGCTCGTCGCCTCCGACGCCGCCCACCccgaccgccgccgccgccgccgagtcCGCGGGCGACAAGCCGGCGGGGGGAAGtccagaggaggagtcactcaaAGAGACGGGGGACGGCGGCGGTTTGCAGGAGTTTGGATCGGGCGGCGTTCCGTCAGCGACGCCCGCGGGCGACGAATCGCCCGTTCGGCCGACGGCTTCGGGCGAAACGCCGGACGGCCGGACCGCGGAAACGACCGCCGGTAAAACCTCCACAACGCCACGGACCGAGACCAGAGCCCCGCCTTCGGCGACGCCCACTCGGACCGCCGCATCGTCAGGTGAGAGAAATGGATCgtgccgggcggcggcggcggaagTCTTTCCTCCGCGTCACGCCTCTTCTCCCTTCTTCAGGTCAACGGGTGGAGGTCGCCAGAGAGACGTCTCCTTCCAAACCGCCCGGAGGCGA AACCGCTCGCCGCCACGCTGCCCGCCGCCCGGGAGGCCGACGGGACGACCCCCAGAACGACGGCAACGGGAAGGAGCGCCGCCCCCGCCCTCCAGGACGG GCGCCTCCTCCGTCGTCCCCGTCACCCAATCGAGGCCGAGCCCCGGGAACCGCTCCGTCCTCCTGGGGCGCCCCCACCAAGCCCCCGACTCCACGTctgaccccgccccctctccctgcgccccgcccccccccaacGGGACGCTCCTCTCCTGGGGCGATCTGAGCCGGACGCTGGCGTTCGCCTGGGAGCTTCACGTGTACGGCTCGGCGAgcctcttcctgctgctgtttgCCGGCGCCGCCCTCGGCCTCGCGCTGTCCCCGGGGGCCGGCCGCCCCCACCGGGGGGCGCTCGCCCTCGCCAACGCGCTGCTGCTCCTGGCCGCCGGCCTCAGGGCCGCCCTCTTTCTGATCGACCCCTACGGCGCCCGGCGGCTCCTCCCCCGCCCCGCGGTGACCGCCCTCTACAACCTGCCGCTGCACCTGCTGGTGTGGACGCAGGCCGCCCTGGCCCTGCTGGCCCTGAGGGCGGCGGGGGTCGTCGGcgtgccgcccccccccctggagCGCCCCCCGCTGGTGGCCGTGTTGGCCGTGCTGCAGTGCACGCTGCTGCTGGCGGCCGACCTGCTCTCGCCGGCGCTGTCCCCCGTGGTGCCCGTCACCCTGcaggtgctgtcgctgtgctgGGGCCTGGCGCTCTGCCTCGGCTTCCTCTGCTACGCCTTTCCACGGATACGGCGGGGAGCGGCCGAGGACTCCGGCGGGACGGCGCGGGCGGGCGGCCGGAGGACGGGGCTGATGCTGGGCCGGGTGCTGGCGGCGTGCGCGGTGCTGGGGGGCGTGTGCTGCGGGCTGCACCTGCACGCCACCCTGTGGCTCTACGGGCTGCTGGGCAGCTGGACGCGCTTCACCTGGGGCTGGTGGCTGGTGCACTTCTGGGCCCGCCTCCTGGAGCTGGCCTGGGGGTTCTGCCTTCTACTCCTGGGCTCCTGGGTGTTCTGGAGGCCTCCGGGGGGCCACGTCGGGGAGGAAGCTGGACCGGACGGCAGAGCGGCGGGGGCCCCGCCCTCCCCTGGACAGCCCACCGGATCCCCTCAGAGACACACCTGCTGGTCCAAGATAGTCCAGAGCCTGACGGGGAAGCCCTGTCGAAAGTCTGACAGTAATGGCgtggtaggaggaggaggaggaggaggaggaggagctggcgaGGTGCCTAACAACTGGGCCGGTCAGGATCACTCCGGAGCCGACATCAGCAAGAGTCTGATCAGGAACCAGAACCACGAGCCGGCCGGCCTGAAAGACAGCAACCAGGGCCGGAACCACGGCGGCGTGTCCGACGGCTCCACCGGCTCCCTGCTGCGGCTGCAGGCTCTGGGTCGGGCCCCGCGGCGCCCGGCGAGCGGCGGCCCGGACCCGGACGGGGACACGTCGCTGTCTCTGTACGAGTTTGACTTGCGGCCCCCGTCTCCCATCGACCTGACCCGCAGCATCGACGAGGCCCTGAACAGGGAGCACCTGTTCGGAGGAGGAAGCCTGTTCCGTCCCCTGAACCCGGCCTCGCGGTCCCCCTCcccggggtcaggggtcagcccGGGGCCGTGGCGCCGCAGGAACAGCGATCCCGAGCTGCTGTCCGAGAGCAGCGACGCCCCGACGGAGTCCTCcgtgccactagggggcagcattcTCAGCAGCGTGCCCAGCAGGCAGGTGACCGCTCGCGACG CCCACCAGGGTCACCGCTGGGCGGGCG CGTCCTCGGCGTCCTGCCCGCCTCGCTGCGGCCCTCGGGGACCTGGGGAGGAGGACGGCGTGACGACACGGCCCTTCATCACGCCGGACTCGGAGAGGGGCGGGAGGCGGAGGCCGGGGTCGCGGAGTTACCTGGAGGTCAGCCGCAGGGACGACTCTGGCAGCGTCAGCAGTGAGatcattgacctttga
- the ogg1 gene encoding N-glycosylase/DNA lyase, with translation MAKHALLSSGARAWRSLACARSELRLDLTLGGGQSFRWRETAQGHWTGVMGGRVWTLTQTDDTLWYHVYRSSAGERKRRKRRAGAALQVERDKLRKEEEPVAGTPVQEEEEEEEEEEEEMLRDYFQLKVQLGHLYQTWGAADPHFQSIAHIFTGVRMLRQDPTECLFSFICSSNNHVSRIQGMVERLCAALGAPLLRLEGTAYHRFPSLAALADPLVEARLRDLGFGYRARFLRQSAAQILDSREPRWLEGLRGVPYPLARDALRTLPGVGTKVADCVCLMSLDKAEAVPVDTHVWQIARRDYSVAPGNNQKSITDKLHRDLGDFFRRLWGPRAGWAQSVLFCADLKKFQKLKETSRPKKKEEEEAEKEKEKKEEEEEEEAGPCRSKKMKAGKNRTTKKIKTT, from the exons ATGGCCAAGCACGCGCTGCTGTCATCGGGGGCGCGCGCGTGGAGGTCCCTGGCCTGCGCCAGGTCCGAGCTGCGGCTGGATCTCACTCTCGGCGGCGGACAATCTTTCCG CTGGAGAGAAACCGCGCAGGGCCACTGGACCGGAGTGATGGGAGGACGCGTGTGGACCCTGACCCAGACGGACGACACCCTCTGGTACCACGTGTACAGGAGCTCGgccggggagaggaagaggaggaagaggagggccggTGCTGCTCTCCAGGTGGAACGGGACAAgttgaggaaggaggaggagccggtggCAGGGACCCcagtgcaggaggaggaggaggaagaggaggaggaggaggaggagatgctgaGAGACTACTTCCAGCTGAAGGTGCAGCTGGGGCACCTGTACCAGACCTGGGGGGCTGCAGACCCTCACTTCCAGAGCATCGCACACATCTTCACAG gtgtgCGGATGCTCCGCCAGGACCCCACTGAGTgtctcttctccttcatctgcAGCTCCAACAACCACGTCTCCCGTATCCAGGGCATGGTGGAGCGGCTGTGTGCGGCTCTGGGGGCCCCGCTGCTCCGGCTGGAGGGGACCGCGTACCACCGCTTCCCCTCGCTGGCCGCGCTCGCAG ACCCCCTGGTGGAGGCCCGCCTCCGGGACCTGGGCTTCGGGTACCGGGCCCGGTTCCTCCGGCAGAGCGCGGCTCAGATCCTGGACTCCCGGGAGCCCCGGTGGCTCGAGGGCCTGCGCGGCGTCCCGTACCCGCTGGCCCGCGACGCCCTGCGGACTCTCCCCGGCGTCGGCACCAag GTGGCCGACTGCGTGTGCCTGATGTCCCTGGATAAGGCCGAGGCCGTCCCCGTGGACACACACGTGTGGCAGATCGCCAGACGGGACTACAGCGTCGCCCCCGGCAACAATCAGAAGAGCATCACGGATAAACTTCACCGGGACCTCG GAGACTTCTTCAGACGCCTGTGGGGTCCTCGTGCCGGTTGGGCCCAATCG GTGCTCTTCTGTGCCGACCTCAAGAAGTTCCAGAAGCTCAAAGAAACGTCGCGGccgaagaaaaaggaggaggaggaggcggagaaggagaaggagaagaaggaggaggaggaggaggaggaggcggggccgtgCAGGAGCAAAAAAATGAAGGCGGGAAAAAATAGAACCACGAAGAAAATAAAGACAACATAA